A genomic region of Methanosphaera sp. WGK6 contains the following coding sequences:
- a CDS encoding NAD(P)-dependent oxidoreductase: METSRILVTGGAGFIGTNLVNELRSRGHEVIAADLLNNDREDYVRTDVRNYRQIERTLEEEGPFDYVYHLAAEYGRWNGEAYYENLWQTNVIGTKNMIRLQEKNKFRMIFFSSAEVYGDYTGKMSEDVMENNPIKDTYQMNDYAISKWSGELMCMNSEKMFQTETVRVRPVNCYGPQERYTPYRGFIPKFIYLALHNKPYTVYKGHKRIIDYVGDTARTFANIVDNFIPGEAYNIGGNQDWEMDIKDYSDLVLEATGRDDSLVTYKEAEPFTTKVKTIDFSKSIKDFKHNPKVKPQEGIKKTVEWMKWYYRLE; encoded by the coding sequence ATGGAAACTAGTCGAATATTAGTTACTGGTGGAGCAGGTTTCATCGGAACAAACTTAGTTAATGAACTAAGAAGTAGGGGACATGAAGTCATAGCGGCAGACTTATTAAATAATGATCGTGAAGATTATGTACGTACAGATGTTAGAAATTACAGACAAATAGAACGTACATTAGAAGAAGAAGGACCTTTTGACTATGTATATCACTTAGCAGCAGAATATGGTCGTTGGAATGGTGAAGCATACTATGAAAACCTATGGCAAACAAATGTTATAGGAACAAAAAATATGATACGACTACAAGAAAAAAATAAGTTTCGTATGATTTTCTTCTCATCAGCAGAAGTATATGGTGATTATACAGGAAAAATGTCTGAAGATGTAATGGAAAACAATCCAATTAAAGACACATACCAAATGAATGATTATGCAATAAGTAAATGGTCAGGAGAACTTATGTGTATGAATTCCGAAAAAATGTTTCAAACAGAAACAGTAAGAGTAAGACCTGTAAACTGTTATGGTCCTCAAGAGAGATACACACCATACAGGGGATTTATTCCAAAATTTATATACTTAGCACTACACAACAAGCCATACACAGTATATAAAGGACATAAAAGAATCATAGATTATGTTGGGGATACAGCAAGAACATTTGCAAATATAGTAGATAACTTTATTCCTGGTGAAGCATACAATATAGGTGGTAATCAAGACTGGGAAATGGATATTAAAGATTACTCAGATTTAGTTCTTGAAGCAACAGGACGTGATGATAGTCTTGTAACATACAAGGAAGCAGAACCATTCACAACAAAAGTAAAAACAATAGATTTCTCAAAATCAATAAAAGATTTTAAACATAATCCCAAAGTAAAACCTCAAGAAGGTATTAAAAAAACAGTAGAATGGATGAAATGGTATTATCGTTTAGAATAA